In the genome of Harmonia axyridis chromosome 4, icHarAxyr1.1, whole genome shotgun sequence, the window AAATTCATGTCTCACAAAAACGCTGCGAATTTTTCACAAATGTTtgttcttttcatttcatcccAGGCAATAATCACAATAATTCAGTCATACAAAATAACTGCAACctgaaaaacaaattgaaagtgATTTTCAAAATCGCCTGTCATTCTGTTTTTTACGGTGCTCTACTTCAGTTTCAAATATATACACACTGGCAATATTAggcaaaaggaaaaaaaaatctcaataaattctgtagttcattttttcttgaacccTTTGACCTATTTTagcttttttcttattttaactCGATTTCTCTGAGCTTTcagttattttgtttttcattcaagGCGTTTCCAAATTATTGtaaaccttgaaggaggtgttactATAAcccatttgctgtcgattgagccatattcatTTCTAACCGAAattcaacagtttacgagatatttgagttgttgtgtttataaaaaaaattgtcaccTTACTTAATTTTCGGCATTTTTATCtattgacaaaatttgatttgaattttggattatttctaTCAGAAAAGAATATGACATGTATGAAAAAAGCTATGCTTTTGTATTTAATGTTGAATAAGAAcaagtatgatttgaaagtttgtatatgaagaaaagatgGTGAATTTCTAATAAAactttgcctgcaactttcgaattccacaattatGTATGaccaaattattttaaaaacttgccaaattccttctctATTTcttaaaaaagtttttgtttgaatgcaggcactagttttgtttcagttaTTACTTTCTAACTGAAATTTGCTATCAATCTTCTCGCtattcgtctattctaacggtgtctgatccggacttctcgctggccacgaaaataattcaaaattataatcaaatttggtcgacgtagaaaaaattgacgaaaattgAAGTAAGATgagaaatcttttgaaaatcactcaaatatCTCATAAACTCTTGAgccactaaatatggctcaaacgacagcaaatgagtcatactaacacgttctccaaggttcacgtctaatttagaaacaccctgtatatacgaaTTGAACAAAAAAGGATGAAAAATAAGTTTTTATTAAAAACACCCTGTTAAATGAATCATTTACATACGGGAATATTACGAACATTCAGTTGTTGCCTCAtctttttgaacattttttccttTGAGTAATAGCTATATTTAAATTTCGAGAGAACAGCACTTAGAATGGCTTCAAaacactgaaaaaaattgttcattgtatTAAAGAATCATCATTGACTAGTTTAATCGATACAGTGTACTTTTTCGTCATTGCAATTGAAATTGCATTGGATATTATGAATCCCTGCTCATCAATATCACTACTTACTTATTTCAAGTACTTCggacaattttaatgaaaatattatttgataCAATGTTCACTGGTTTGATGGAAGTTGTTCtttgtttaagaaaaaaatcatcaatatgTTCAACGGcttttcattgtattaataTTTCTGTTCATCGATTGAAAAGTGATGACTGAATTATCAATACAATcaactttttcattgaatttatattCACTTTTAGTTCGGtgtatcaattgaaaattaattcgaaGAGTTTCGCGattcaaaacattaatttctATTGCAACAACGGAAGCATATAAAATGcagtaatttatttcaaaattgaaattaaaaaaagggaatattcagaaaatatgagaCAACATAATATGAGTGTTCATAAAAATTCTACTCTGTGAACAAATCACTCCAAAAAGTATTCtgaataatacatttttttttcattttttcgttgACCCttgtatataacaaaaataatCAAATGAGGACCACATTTGAACAATTACGTCCCCGAGGAATTAAGCtaagatacaaaaaaataattgctaaaatcgaccaaagggttcaagagaaaatgaactaccaACTTGATGACAGCATTTCAGAATATCAATTCCAATagtaaattcaaataaattgcattatcattttttgttctttattcTATTCTGACTGAGTATCTTAATGAAATTgctcaaaaaaagaaaaacattcagACACAAAAATGTATCTACCTAGCACTGAATTGACCTGTAAAAGGACttgttcagaaattttttctacccaatgatacacatggtgtacAGATGTTTCAATAACAAAGGTGGATAGTAATAAAACTATCCAATGATGAAATTTTGATGCAGTTTTTTTTCTGTAGCATGTAATGCTGAATAGCTGAATTATTTAACCTTAaactttaaattcattttgaatcaaatttctAACTGCATTCGATCTATggattgtgaaaaaaaaattgtgtaatCTCATCAATAAATCTGAAAAACACAAATTTGTGTTTTCAACTTTTTAAATTAGATACTATTGCTTGaataacatccagaaaaacaaaaaaatttatatacaaaaatagtttattcataacaaaaataaatacaatCAATCTTAGAAATAAAAGTATATCACGCAGAAATCTGCAGTTCCAACAACAAAACTAACCTACCCATGGTAACTGAATACCACCAATTCACCCAACGAGAAAAATGAATAGGTGTTCTAAATTAAGACCATTCGAGTCTGTAATGGGATATGACGCCTAATATcattaaatttgacaattaaacAACTCTCGTAGTGTCATACAAGAAAAAATGTCGCAGAACAGCTGTCCCAGTATAAAATTCCCATAGAGTATCAAATGAACGAACACTTTACGATGTCGGcgagtaaaataaataaaatgcaaCATCCCAACTAGATCGGGAATGATGAATTGAAGGCCCCATACCGAGATACCACAACTGAACTTgtaattcattcgaaaaaacgaaaaaaagaaTTCTGAAAGACCGAAATAGGCTCTTTGTCTTTTCCCAGTTATTTAAGTTAGTTTCGACAAGGTAAAGTATTCGTACATTATCGGATTTGCATTGTTAAcctttttgaatattatttctgaAACAATCTGAACAACACAGCACAAGGTGAGAATGTCGGAGATCAATTTTTAACCATTGTCACAACTGAATTATCATCCCTAACTAGATTATCACTGAAATATGGAAGATTCACGTAACAAACATAACAAAAGTTTTCACAGAAAACAAATAGGTAAGTATAACTTCTTAAGGTGTTTCTAGAGTTGCGTATTCCAGTCTCCTTCCATCCTCCACATACTGAAAGCTCTCGATAACTTCTCGTGTGCCGTGTAAGAACACACGTTGCCCAAAATGTCGTTTTCGCCGGTGAGATCAGGGGAGGACGTCGATAGAACGTGATAGAGAAATGCTATATACCTGGACGCCAACTTCAAAGTTTGAATTTTCGACAGCTTATCCGACGGCAAGGTGGGTATGCTTTTCCTCAAACTGGCGAAAGCCTCGTTCAAGCTTTGAGTGCGTTGACGTTCTCTAACATTAGCCATAATCCTCTGGTTTTGCACGTCTTCGTACGATTGAGGCATTTTCCTTCTGGATTTCTTACCGCTGAAGGAATTCTCGTCGTCTGAACTCGtgcattttctctttcttccgtAGGTTTTAGACTTCAGCATGTGCATTGGTTCGTCTTCGATTTCCACCTTGATGTCCATGTTGTCCAGTTGGAGCTTTGAGTCTAGGTATTGAGGGGGTTCTGGGGGGTTCCTGTTAGCGTCCAACGGTTTGTGGTAATACTGATTGTCGTAGTACTTAACGTTGTCCTGCAGGAACTGCTGTTCCCTGTTGTACTGGTAGTAAAAACTGAACTGCGACTGGTGGTTGTTGTCTTCCATGTGAGGCAAAGCTACCGGCAAGTATTTATCGGTGGCGTTTGTTAAATCCATCAATTTCGTGGTAGAAAAATCTTCGTATTCCGACGCGACCAGCTCAGCACTCTCTCTGTATGAAGGCGACGAAGAGTTGCTACAACTACTGCTCTCGTACATTTTGAACTGACCGGCACACCACTATTTTTACGAAATGTCGGGAAGGCGGATATTTGAGACGACTTCAAAGATACTGAACTTAAGCCAAAGTCGACCGGCACCGTAGCCGTGATGTATTCCTTGAGATCTGAGATAACTCGGAGATTCCTCGACCAATCGGAGGCCGCGGATGTTCCCTTCCCAGATGCTTTCTTTTTTCCGTCCTTCTCCGACTTTTTATCTCGCTATTCCTCTCTTTCTTTCTCGCAGAACTTGGGTTTGTCTTGTTTGTATTGTGTTTTACGAACTCCAGCCTTCGGATTTAGGTGTTTTTGTGCCTGTGTTCcgataagtttttttttacgaatttcCATTATCAAGGCTGATTGGGATTGATCAAAAAACGATCTTTGTTTACGAAGAAGCGATTTAAAAAATTCGTTCAAATTTATTGCGGGATTCGAATCGAGTCTATCGATATTCTATTAGCCCTTATTGTTCGTGTAATTAATATGATTAATTGACAGACTCAATCCTTATGTTAAACATTCTCACGTCTAATGTTACAAATGTGTTAAGATGAATTTAGGAGCAAATATGTAAAAccataatatatttcattttccatGTTACTCTTAAATACACTGAGTCTCCAATCGtaaatgattttcaaatcacATCGAAATATTTTAATCTATTGTAtaatgaattcaaaattcattcacaatttttttttcatgcttGCAAAAAATTTATACTCGTGATTCATTTACAGAAAttacttctttcttttttattgatatgattATTACCGACGTAGGTATCCAATGAATTTAGAAAATtattatgttgaatatttttttagaatacGTAcggaaaactgaaaataattcagCGTATTTAATATCCTAAGAAATTATTCTCAATATTTCATGAAccataatatatttcattctccATTTTACTCATAAATCCAATGAAAAAGTCTCTGAATCGAACATAATTTCCAAATTACGTCGCAATATTTCAATCTATTAtctaataaattcaaaattcattcacAATCTTTCTTTTCATACTtgcaaaaaatttatattcgtgattcatttacagaatattctaaatatttttgtattcatGACTTATATCTTccttttttattgatatgattATTACCGACATAGGTGTCGAATGATTGATAAAACATgaatataacaaaattattATGGTAAATGTTTTTTAGGAATACatttaaaaaactgaaaataattcagCGTATTTAATATCTTAGGAAATGTTTCTGAATGTTTCAtgaagttcataaaaaaatccaaattgaaATCTACATTcgatttcattcatttgaatacttTCAGGATGTTTTTCCAATTTGCTGAACATAGTCAAGAATATTGAGTCTATTTGATTTGGATTTGACTCAATATGGTGAAAGGCAAAAATAAATTgatctgatttttttcaaaatctagtTTTGAGACGTTATAGATACATTTTAATCTCTAATAGCATCAGAAAGCAATGATCAAATCAACCCAGGTACCTATGCCTTTGTATTGTTGAACAAATGTACTTATtacttatatattatattatatattatttttataggtACCAAACTATAACAAATTGAGATAAACATGTATATATaccaaatataaataatttgtcAAGATACAGAATTCTAGAGGTATACCTACCAACAAATAAGTTTCGACAAAACTAGTTAATTCTTGTCATTTATTTTTACATGGAAACTAATTTCATGAGAAGTTAGAAGTTACTGCgttgaaatgaattaaattcattatcatatgcattattcaatattttcagaaatgGAACATAGAAATTGTCCCAGAGAAAGAATTCGACCACCTGAAATTCTGTTTTTGTTGTGCAATGTTTACATCATTGAATAAGAAATTTCCCCGTTTCGAGTTTTTTTGAACATGTAGATGCATGAGATTTTGTAAAAggataaattcaaaaatatcacttaaaaattgttatttttatttttaagtgCGCAAGTAGGTACTATACTTTTACGCATATAAATACAATATTACGTAAAATATTCTTCCTTCGAGCTCCATATTTCAAATTaagaattaaaatgaaaatttattatattttatttatattattatttattataatcatgaaattgaaatttcaattttttcaatgagcTGAGTGAAGTTGCTGTTTGAAATTTGCTCCataaaattaaacaaaacaTTTTCATTATCTACAAAGATCGAAAAATTCCTATATTTTCACATAAACGCGCGTACAAGATTTATACATTGTTCTTAGTTCGATCTAGTGAAGAATATTTATGAATACTATTTTAGcattcaaatttataataataaactaCTAATATTAATATAAGTCctcggtagtatagtggtcagtatccccgcctgtcacgcgggagaccggggttcgattccccgccggggaggatatttttttgtgtagaaattgaaattttacatattttattcCAAATTAGAACCAACTTCCAtgcgaaatattttcaaaattgactttcacaaaaaaaaaacgaaaaaaattattttttttgtaataatgcTCACATAATTTGTTATATCATTATGAAATAtcgatttattatttataaatttgatgaaaacatgaatcaaaattcaatttttctcttaaaattcgAATTTCGTTATGTTGTATTGATCCACCCATCTTAAAAGTTAGATTATTGTAACTTGAAGACCAGAAAGGAATACCTATAGTAAGccaatttcaattaaataataaattcagaaaatcatGGAATTGAAGACAAATAGTGATATAAATTCATCGAATAAAATATTATCTTACTTTTGATCGCGAAATAATAAACCCCACCTGTTTCAAATTTATGAATGTGTGAAAACCAATATTCTCAAACTATTCTTAATAGTGTGTACAGGGTGTCCAAAATTCGATGCATATTGGAATCATCTCGAGAACTACAAGAAGAGAGAAATCTTCAAGGACatccgatctcttttttcgaaataataagatatcggAAAGCacatcatagatatcttgattcgttcccgaattacagggcgtttctgaaaaactgTTTGTCAAATTTTTCGCTTTATCTTGGTATCTGTTCGACATTCTAGAAATATActtaaacgtttttttttcaatttttatggtCTATATGATACTTATAGCAAGTCATCGAAATAAATTACCGATTAAAAGATATAGAGGGGAGTATATAATTGTCATCAAgtcatatacagagtgttccatttgaaaaacaccTACTCTCATTTGTACCTCTAAAACAGTagttaatttctatgatctgttatgagttcCATATAAACcatgaaaaaaagaaattcgaaaaagaatttttcgaatatctcgaacagaaaccaatatAGAGCGAAATATTTTAAACCGTCATTtctcagaaacgccctgtaaatCGGGAACGAATCAAAATATCAATGATCTGCTTCCTTATATcttatcatttcgaaaaaagagatgggaggggtccttgaagatttttattatattaaatattatcaaataccttctaaacaaatattttgttctctattaataaacttttttgaatgcataatttaactattaatgaatatatcaaatataaatctgctgtaatattgaataaatagcctccaaataagtgctttgttgataaaaaatatgaatttctctCAGTGCAGTATTTTCGAATTCaatcgtccaaaaaaaaaaactcaaaatactATCGGCACAAAATGTAGCCAATTTTCCATGTAACCAACTACTAATAATCCAACAGTGAGCTCATAAAAATTGCCGAAAACACGCGATTTTGGCCAAAGTCGCCCGTAAAATATGACACCgctcattttattttatactgCACTACGTGTGGCGTACCAGAACGCATAAATTTAATTATGCCGTGTCAACATTTCGGGAAAAATCCGAAAATGCGGGTGAAATAGAACACTAATTGACTACATGGAACAAATCCAAGgggaaaatcgaaaaaataagaTAGAGAGAGTGAACGGTAATCGCGAACAAGTTTATGATTAATctgctgaaaattcaaaggTTCGGATTTCctttgataaatataaataaacgtATCGGAGCGGTCGAGTTTTGTGGATTAATGATTTAAACTGGAGCTTAGATCTAATTGACTTTTGACAAATGTCGGGGATCAATTTTAAAATTAGCGTTGTCACCCGTTGCCCCGCCGCGACGGGACGTTTCCGCTTGCCGGCACGTATCgttttcataaaatattgaagaaaatcacaGAAAACCAAAAAGTCATACGTACAGGTTGATTCATATATCTTGGTTACCGCAATTTCCTAGAAAACGGCCGCatacatttttattttgcaaACTGCGTTTTGAGTCAGCGAAAAAAATAAAGACGCCAGGCGTCGCGATGCTGTCAATTTTTCTCCCAGGAACATACTTTTTACATTATCCCAAGATGacttatttctattttttttttccaaataacgtTTTTTTCAATTGCGAATCTTTAGCGATCCGCAGCGAGTTTTATATCAATTCTATTCCTTTCATTTTCTTCTGTACTGTGACAGTATGCCTTGTTTTGGagtttaaaatattattttttacttaaaaataaataataaaattatttcaacaaacaatttcaataaactatttttttttattaacgaaACATCTTTTATTTTCCCACCTTCAAGATCCATACATAAACTATCCACtttgtccgtaaagtatggaacaaattcatttttagctaaacagaccattttaagaaataatcctgaaacacgtcgattttttattttaatttaccgtattttaaaataataatctaatatacaaggtgaattactttcgagtaatgacgtcaccgtcatttttttaaatggaacacccccaatTTGTCttaattttcggattactctagctgagctgattccaaaaatgtatcacatcttgattccaattggtacagggaggacaaaaatacaatagtttggTGTTTGCTCATAAATAAGTAATGCttaacattctttatcagttaaattaacaatattaccaaaaatacttattgtcttgcggcaattggtttgaatgtagcaccctgtagtttgtcacatttttagataaaaatgagctgtttcaaaatatgtttgatacttgtggtctagcagacagaatatgaaagaaattatttcttatcaatttaaaaacatgtaatgaatgtaacaaactacagggtgttacattcaaaccaattgccgctagacaataagtatttttgctaatattgttaatttaactaatacaGAATATttcgcgttactttatgagcacacacaaaactgaATGTAGCAATTTaaacaaacaatttttcaaaaacaaacgACGCATCTTTTATATGCCAACATTCAAGATTCATACATAAACCAtatattttccttatttcattTTGAGTTACTTTAGAGGATCCATCGgggcatttatttttttttatttgcatcAAGAATTCGAAAATACATGGATAGGAACTATTGGACCCATCAGATATCCACCAAGATCACCGGACCTAATGCCCATGAATCACTTTCTGTGGGACACCCTAATAATTTGGACCATTTGAAAATAGCAATAACCTCATGCACCGATTTAAACCCCAACATTCTGGCAAAAGTACCTTGTATGGATCATAAAGTGGGCATATAGATTTGAAATGTTTCGTTTTTTATtaggaaaattatttattaaatatactGATAGAGAAATATTTTGTTACAAAGCCTCTTTGATTTTAAAGAATAAAATCATATATATGCCTCCAAAATAATGCATACTGTaatattacagaaaaaaaaaatgaatggaataaaattAACATGAAACACGCTGCAGATGGTCAATGgtttgaaatggaaaaaagcTTATATTCGgtaaaaaatttcgaatggcATAACAAATGTTTTGCCGACATTTACGCGCATTTTAAGTCAACATTGACTTATACAAAACAAAACTATACAGactaaaaatatattcagcTGCTTTCTAGAAAATTGGGAGGTACCAAGATAAATGCATCGCCCAGTACTTTTGAAGTTCCCTTTCACGCGCTTGATCGAGTTAACAGGTCAATTTCGGGAATTTTGGGCAGTAAAAGGCTATAAACGATTAGGTACCATAATGTTCGCCTGTACTGCTGTGAACAAAACTTCCGAAGTAAAGGAATTCAGACCTGTAGATTTGGCATTTCCAGAGTAAGTTTTGGGTCTGAATACGTTGTTGAGCTGGGTGAAATCCTGGCAATACGTAACGACACGGTAATCAACGTTGATTTCTTGAAAATCTTACGGTCTTTTTCAAAGCGCAATACTCAGAAATTATTCATCACAATATTGTGTTTAGATACAATAAGTTGAATTCAGTACTGAACTATTGAATtgtatgttgaaatttgatttcagggttgtttctgaatatatttattgtttactATATAAACTGTCATTTGATAGGCAACGTTTCGGCCAGTGCCCTTTTTCAAGtttgtaaaatatataaaaaacataCTTAATAAACATCACAATGGAACTAACAACAATCGAACAAGTATATAATAtaggtaaattaaaaaaaaaactttaccTATATTATATACTTGTTCGATTGTTGTTAGTTCCATTGTGATGTTTATTAAGtatgttttttatatattttacaggcttGAAAAAGGGCACTGCCCGAAACGTTGCCCAACAAATGACAGTTCATATagtaaacaataaatatattcagaaacaaccctgaaattaaatttcaccatacaataaaaagtgaacagggtaaataattaaattaatgaaCTATAGAATAACCACACAtgttttatgaaattaatttgaGGTCCCATATgagacctgcatattttatgacacttttcaaaCTGACTTTTAACgctaaattcaacgatatatcatacaatgtcattcaaacttgatattcaggtgattttgacccttatccaaatttctttgggtcggatctgtattacatttaggtacctttagtttaattaacaacatgcgatacatttcgatgagaaaatcaacttactcatcttgaactaaatggaacatttcagaatcaaatcaagaaacaagtaataattatttacatatttcaattcataataatcaaacgaattatcatttaatgaaagaaaaatcgaatgatttttcggaagtaaatgaaaatgaatgaagtaagtgttcgaaatgtccaccattttgtaaaatgcacttaacggttctggaacgcatacttcttatacatttgcttatttcgtcttcttgaataccttctaatacattctcaatcttctcgcgagaaatcactattgttggatttgtcatttgttccgttgaaacaaattacagaatctaacattattttgatatcattacgatataagttttgcaaggcttggtattgaaatttaaaaccattgtatt includes:
- the LOC123678566 gene encoding twist-related protein 2-like, which codes for MYESSSCSNSSSPSYRESAELVASEYEDFSTTKLMDLTNATDKYLPVALPHMEDNNHQSQFSFYYQYNREQQFLQDNVKYYDNQYYHKPLDANRNPPEPPQYLDSKLQLDNMDIKVEIEDEPMHMLKSKTYGRKRKCTSSDDENSFSGKKSRRKMPQSYEDVQNQRIMANVRERQRTQSLNEAFASLRKSIPTLPSDKLSKIQTLKLASRYIAFLYHVLSTSSPDLTGENDILGNVCSYTAHEKLSRAFSMWRMEGDWNTQL